The proteins below come from a single Sander vitreus isolate 19-12246 chromosome 15, sanVit1, whole genome shotgun sequence genomic window:
- the fbxl20 gene encoding F-box/LRR-repeat protein 20, whose protein sequence is MGKEVNGVSRSRFEMFTNSDEAAINKKLPKELLLRIFSFLDVVTLCRCAQVSRSWNVLALDGSNWQRIDLFDFQRDIEGRVVENISKRCGGFLRKLSLRGCLGVGDSALRTFSQNCRNIELLSLNGCTKITDSTCNSLSKFCPKLKHLDLASCTSITNLSLKALSEGCPLLEQLNISWCDQVTKDGIQALVRCCPGLKGLFLKGCTQLEDEALKHIGGHCPELVTLNLQTCSQITDEGLITICRGCHRLQSLCVSGCANITDAILHALGQNCPRLRILEVARCSQLTDVGFTTLARNCHELEKMDLEECVQITDGTLIQLSIHCPRLQVLSLSHCELITDDGIRHLGSGPCAHDRLEVIELDNCPLITDASLEHLKNCHSLDRIELYDCQQITRAGIKRLRTHLPNIKVHAYFAPVTPPPSVGGSRQRFCRCCVLL, encoded by the exons ATGGGGAAGGAAGTAAATGGCGTTTCGCGGAGCCGGTTTGAG ATGTTCACAAACAGTGATGAGGCGGCCATCAATAAGAAGCTGCCTAAGGAGCTGTTGCTACG AATCTTCTCCTTTCTGGATGTGGTGACACTCTGTCGCTGTGCCCAGGTCTCACGG TCCTGGAATGTTCTGGCCTTGGACGGCAGCAACTGGCAACGAATCGACCTCTTTGACTTTCAGAGGGACATTGAG GGCCGAGTGGTGGAGAACATCTCAAAGCGATGTGGGGGGTTTCTTAGGAAGCTGAGCCTGCGGGGTTGCTTGGGTGTGGGTGACAGCGCCCTGAG GACTTTCTCGCAGAACTGCAGGAACATTGAGCTGCTTAGTCTGAACGGCTGCACCAAGATCACTGACAG CACCTGTAATAGCCTCAGTAAGTTCTGCCCAAAGTTGAAACACCTGGACCTCGCATCCTGTACCTCAATCACCAACCTGTCACTCAAAGCTCTCAG TGAGGGCTGTCCCCTGCTGGAGCAGCTCAACATCTCCTGGTGTGATCAGGTCACCAAGGATGGCATCCAGGCCCTGGTGCGTTGCTGTCCTGGACTCAAAGGCCTTTTCCTCAAGGGATGCACACAG CTCGAGGACGAGGCTCTGAAGCATATTGGGGGTCACTGTCCAGAGCTGGTCACACTCAACTTGCAGACATGCTCA CAGATCACAGATGAAGGCCTCATCACAATTTGCCGGGGTTGTCACCGCCTgcagtctctctgtgtgtcaggcTGTGCCAATATCACAGACGCCATCCTGCACGCCCTGGGACAGAACTGCCCTCGCCTCAG aatattagaAGTGGCTCGCTGCTCTCAGCTTACAGATGTGGGCTTCACTACATTAGCAAGG AATTGTCACGAGCTTGAAAAGATGGATTTAGAAGAATGTGTGCAG ATCACAGATGGAACACTCATCCAGCTGTCTATCCACTGCCCTCGTTTGCAAGTCCTG AGTCTGTCTCACTGTGAGCTGATCACCGATGATGGCATCAGACACCTCGGCAGCGGCCCTTGTGCTCACGACCGTCTGGAGGTGATCGAGCTGGACAACTGCCCCCTGATCACAGACGCCTCGCTGGAGCACCTTAAGAACTGCCATAGTCTGGATCGTATCGAGCTCTATGACTGCCAGCAGATCACCCGCGCCGGCATCAAGAGACTAAGG ACCCATCTGCCTAACATCAAAGTGCATGCATACTTTGCTCCCGTCACTCCGCCCCCCTCTGTCGGGGGCAGCCGTCAGAGGTTTTGCcgctgctgtgtcctgctatgA